Proteins found in one Pyrus communis chromosome 15, drPyrComm1.1, whole genome shotgun sequence genomic segment:
- the LOC137717351 gene encoding glycine dehydrogenase (decarboxylating), mitochondrial-like, giving the protein MERARRLANRAFVKRLVSEAKQFRQNESSVLSSSTSPVLYAPSRYVSSLSPCSFTRSSPRSDSLISRNASHNAGFQTRSISVDALKSSDTFPRRHNSATPEEQIKMAELCGFDGLDSLIDATVPKSIRLESMKFPKFDEGLTESQMLEHMKNLASKNQIFKSFIGMGYYNTHVPPVILRNIMENPAWYTQYTPYQAEISQGRLESLLNFQTLITDLTGLPMSNASLLDEGTAAAEAMAMCNNIQKGKKKTFVIANNCHPQTIDICKTRADGFDLKVVTADLKDVDYSSGDVCGVLVQYPGTEGEVLDYGEFIKNAHANGVKVVMATDLLALTVLKPPGEFGADIVVGSAQRFGVPMGYGGPHAAFLATSQEYKRMMPGRIIGVSVDSSGKPALRMAMQTREQHIRRDKATSNICTAQALLANMAAMYAVYHGPEGLKTISQRVHGLAGAFAVGLKKLGTVEVQSLSFFDTVKVKVADTHAISDAANKLGLNLRVVDSSTITVSFDETTTLEDVDKLFKAFALGKPVPFTAASLAPEVQPAIPSGLTRESTFLTHPIFNSYHTEHELLRYIHKLQSKDLSLCHSMIPLGSCTMKLNATTEMMPVTWPSFTDIHPFAPTEQAEGYQEMFRDLGDLLCTITGFDSFSLQPNAGAAGEYAGLMVIRAYHFARGDRHRNVCIIPVSAHGTNPASAAMCGMKIVTIGTDAKGNINIEELKKAAEANKDNLSALMVTYPSTHGVYEEGIDEICRIIHDNGGQVYMDGANMNAQVGLTSPGWIGADVCHLNLHKTFCIPHGGGGPGMGPIGVKKHLAPFLPSHPVVSTGGLPVPDKSQPLGTISAAPWGSALILPISYTYIAMMGSKGLTDASKIAILNANYMAKRLENYYPILFRGVNGTVAHEFIVDLRGFKNTAGIEPEDVAKRLMDYGFHGPTMSWPVPGTLMIEPTESESKAELDRFCDALISIREEIAQIEKGKADVLNNVLKGAPHPPSLLMGDAWTKPYSRDYAAFPASWLRSSKFWPTTGRVDNVYGDRNLVCTLQPEAVEEQAAATA; this is encoded by the exons ATGGAGCGCGCGAGGCGGCTGGCGAACCGGGCTTTCGTGAAGCGGTTGGTCTCGGAGGCCAAGCAGTTCCGCCAGAACGAGAGCTCTGTTCTGAGCTCCTCCACGTCCCCTGTTCTCTACGCACCGTCGAGGTACGTCTCCTCACTCTCCCCATGCTCCTTCACGCGCTCGAGTCCCAGATCAGACTCGCTCATCTCCAGAAACGCGTCCCACAATGCCGGGTTCCAAACCCGGTCGATTTCCGTGGACGCATTGAAAAGCAGCGACACTTTTCCCCGCCGCCATAACTCCGCCACCCCGGAGGAGCAGATTAAAATGGCGGAGTTATGCGGGTTCGATGGCCTCGACTCGCTGATCGACGCCACCGTGCCCAAATCGATTCGACTTGAATCGATGAAGTTTCCGAAATTTGATGAGGGGTTGACAGAGAGCCAAATGCTTGAACACATGAAGAATTTGGCCTCAAAAAACCAGATTTTCAAGAGTTTTATTGGGATGGGATATTACAACACACATGTCCCACCTGTAATTTTGAGGAATATTATGGAAAATCCAGCTTGGTACACTCAGTACACACCTTACCAGGCTGAGATTTCCCAGGGAAGGTTGGAGTCTCTGCTCAATTTCCAAACTTTGATCACTGACCTCACCGGCCTTCCCATGTCGAATGCATCACTGCTCGATGAGGGAACCGCAGCTGCGGAGGCAATGGCGATGTGTAACAACATCCAAAAGGGAAAGAAGAAGACTTTCGTCATTGCCAACAACTGCCACCCCCAGACCATTGATATTTGCAAGACTAGAGCTGATGGTTTCGATCTTAAGGTTGTTACCGCGGATCTGAAGGATGTTGATTACAGTTCCGGTGATGTTTGTGGTGTTCTTGTTCAGTATCCGGGGACTGAGGGCGAGGTTTTGGACTACGGGGAGTTTATTAAGAATGCTCATGCCAATGGGGTTAAGGTTGTGATGGCAACTGATCTGTTAGCGTTGACAGTGTTGAAGCCGCCTGGTGAGTTTGGGGCGGATATTGTTGTTGGTTCTGCGCAGAGGTTTGGTGTTCCGATGGGGTATGGAGGTCCTCATGCGGCTTTCCTGGCTACCTCACAAGAGTACAAGAGGATGATGCCGGGGAGAATTATTGGTGTTAGTGTTGATTCCTCGGGGAAGCCTGCGCTGCGTATGGCTATGCAGACAAGGGAGCAGCATATCAGGAGGGACAAGGCTACCAGCAACATTTGCACTGCTCAG gCATTACTTGCAAACATGGCTGCCATGTACGCTGTATATCATGGACCCGAAGGCCTTAAAACCATTTCCCAAAGGGTTCATGGTCTTGCTGGGGCATTTGCAGTTGGATTGAAGAAACTAGGAACGGTGGAAGTTCAGAGCCTTTCCTTCTTCGACACTGTGAAGGTTAAGGTTGCTGACACACATGCAATTTCTGATGCTGCTAACAAGCTTGGATTAAATTTGAGAGTAGTAGACTCGAGCACT ATCACTGTTTCGTTTGATGAAACAACTACCTTGGAGGATGTTGACAAGCTTTTCAAAGCTTTTGCTTTGGGAAAACCT GTCCCTTTCACCGCTGCATCTCTTGCGCCAGAAGTTCAGCCTGCAATTCCTTCTGGGTTAACAAGGGAGAGCACATTCCTTACCCATCCGATCTTCAACTC GTATCATACTGAGCATGAGTTGCTACGATACATTCATAAGTTGCAATCAAAGGATCTGTCTCTATGCCACAGTATGATTCCCTTGGGATCTTGTACCATGAAATTGAATGCAACAACTGAAATGATGCCAGTAACATGGCCTAGTTTCACCGATATTCACCCTTTTGCTCCTACAGAACAGGCTGAGGGTTATCAG GAAATGTTCAGAGATTTGGGTGACCTATTGTGCACCATCACTGGGTTTGACTCTTTCTCTTTGCAACCCAATGCTGGAGCTGCTGGAGAGTATGCTGGGCTGATGGTTATTCGGGCATATCATTTC GCAAGAGGGGATCGCCATCGCAATGTGTGTATCATTCCTGTCTCAGCACATGGTACTAATCCTGCAAGTGCTGCAATGTGTGGAATGAAGATTGTAACTATTGGAACTGATGCCAAGGGAAACATCAACATTGAAGAGCTGAAGAAGGCTGCTGAAGCAAACAAGGATAACCTATCAGCTCTTATG GTGACATATCCTTCAACTCACGGAGTCTATGAAGAAggtattgatgagatatgtagGATAATTCATGACAATGGAGGTCAAGTATACATGGATGGGGCTAACATGAATGCACAG GTTGGTCTGACAAGCCCAGGTTGGATTGGAGCTGATGTTTGCCATCTCAATCTCCACAAAACATTTTGCATTCCACACGGAGGTGGTGGCCCTGGCATGGGTCCTATCGGTGTGAAGAAGCACTTGGCACCCTTTTTACCATCCCATCCTGTG GTATCTACCGGTGGCCTTCCTGTCCCCGACAAGTCTCAGCCACTCGGAACCATCTCTGCTGCACCTTGGGGCTCTGCACTTATTTTGCCAATCTCTTATACTTACATAGCCATGATGGGGTCCAAGGGACTCACTGATGCATCAAAGATAGCAATTCTGAATGCAAACTACATGGCCAAACGCTTGGAG AATTACTACCCCATTCTTTTCCGTGGTGTCAATGGAACTGTTGCCCATGAATTCATTGTTGATTTGAGAGGATTTAAG AATACTGCCGGGATAGAGCCTGAGGACGTCGCCAAGCGTCTTATGGACTACGGTTTCCATGGACCAACAATGTCATGGCCAGTTCCTGGCACTCTCATGATTGAGCCAACTGAAAGTGAAAGCAAG GCCGAGTTAGACAGGTTTTGTGATGCTCTAATTTCCATCAGAGAAGAGATTGCTCAGATTGAGAAAGGAAAAGCCGATGTTCTCAACAATGTCCTTAAA GGAGCTCCTCACCCGCCATCACTGCTCATGGGAGATGCATGGACAAAGCCATATTCCCGGGACTATGCAGCCTTCCCCGCTTCCTGGCTGCGTTCTTCCAAGTTCTGGCCTACCACAG GACGCGTTGACAATGTGTATGGTGACCGTAACCTTGTCTGCACCCTTCAACCGGAAGCAGTGGAGGAACAAGCAGCAGCCACTGCTTAG
- the LOC137716857 gene encoding putative GATA transcription factor 22 codes for MMTPVYLNPPSSPLSHVEQANDQDQRLKLFISSSYTNQAAASSCSSLISSFPTFFDSFEDQRAGSSSTTTTTTTLGHGQSLLYHHKVDKHIRDCGTSIYDQASSSSSLVQPHVVDVISNKDHRLMSAYADHEREINGRGGEEEGKSNNNIRPRAVKWMSSKMRLMEKMTNPDLGPAGTTGNHIPAAAEIAEHKFRVVQYQENSDETSFSRNSTKTTPAVRVCSDCNTSTTPLWRSGPRGPKSLCNACGIRQRKARRAMAEAAAAAANGFVVGATDTSSTKGKVANKEKKPRGSHSKNKSKLIVTDTPSVSPNNKINSNNNKICFKGLGFQRVFPQDVAEAAILLMELSCGLINHS; via the exons aTGATGACTCCAGTCTATCTGAACCCACCATCCTCTCCTTTATCCCATGTCGAGCAAGCAAATGATCAGGATCAACGCCTGAAACTTTTTATATCATCATCATATACTAATCAAGCTGCAGCTTCATCATGTTCTTCTCTGATCTCATCATTTCCTACTTTCTTCGACTCCTTTGAAGATCAAAGAGCTGGGAGTTCTAGCACCACTACTACTACCACTACTCTTGGTCATGGTCAATCACTATTATACCATCACAAG GTTGATAAGCACATACGGGATTGTGGAACAAGTATTTATGATCAAGCATCCTCGTCATCTTCTTTAGTTCAGCCTCATGTGGTGGACGTTATAAGCAACAAGGACCATAGATTGATGTCGGCATATGCTGATCATGAAAGGGAGATCAATggtagaggaggagaagaggagggtaaaagtaataataatattagGCCAAGGGCAGTAAAATGGATGTCCTCCAAGATGAGGTTGATGGAAAAGATGACCAACCCGGATCTCGGGCCGGCCGGTACCACTGGAAATCATATACCTGCAGCTGCGGAGATAGCTGAGCATAAATTCCGAGTTGTTCAGTATCAAGAAAACAGTGATGAAACCAGCTTTTCCAGAAATAGCACCAAAACTACTCCAGCTGTTAGGGTTTGTTCTGACTGTAACACAAGCACAACGCCACTTTGGAGGAGCGGTCCTCGCGGCCCCAAG TCGCTGTGCAATGCATGTGGAATCCGACAGAGGAAAGCGAGAAGAGCCATGGCAGAGGCTGCGGCGGCTGCTGCAAATGGGTTTGTAGTCGGCGCCACTGACACTTCATCTACCAAGGGTAAGGTGGCCAACAAGGAGAAGAAACCGCGGGGAAGCCATAGCAAGAACAAGAGCAAGCTCATCGTCACCGACACTCCATCAGTATCTCccaacaacaaaattaatagtaataataataagattTGTTTCAAAGGTTTGGGTTTTCAACGAGTGTTTCCTCAGGATGTTGCTGAAGCTGCAATCCTCCTTATGGAGCTGTCTTGTGGCCTAATTAATCACTCTTGA